One window of Candidatus Tokpelaia hoelldoblerii genomic DNA carries:
- a CDS encoding Neutral zinc metallopeptidase (bhsal09540): protein MRWQDRRQSDNVEDRRNERMSPAGIGGLGALGLGLLMRGGSKGLLVLIVLFIGLKACGYDPVRLFFGDGMLTQTSSKIENQSSTPVNDERTRFVSTVLASTEDTWSKIFTEKGAHYTAPDLVLFRNAVRSDCGTASSAAGPFYCPADRRIYLDETFFDQLARQFGAPGEAAQAYVIAHEVGHHVQNLTGGLSGQRQENEASVRTELQADCYAGIWAHYAARQGMFETDDINIALNAAHKIGDDTLQQRTQGYAVPDSFTHGTAEQRAAWFKRGFDSGAISACNTVNDDI from the coding sequence ATGCGCTGGCAAGACCGCAGGCAAAGTGACAATGTCGAAGACCGCCGTAATGAGCGGATGTCACCGGCAGGGATCGGGGGGCTTGGGGCGCTGGGGCTCGGCCTGTTGATGCGTGGCGGCAGTAAAGGGCTTCTTGTTCTGATTGTGTTGTTTATCGGTTTAAAGGCCTGCGGTTATGATCCCGTGCGGCTGTTTTTTGGCGATGGCATGCTGACGCAGACGAGCTCAAAAATTGAAAATCAGTCTTCAACACCGGTAAATGATGAACGCACACGGTTTGTTTCAACGGTGCTGGCCAGTACAGAGGATACATGGAGCAAGATTTTTACTGAAAAAGGCGCACACTACACCGCGCCTGATCTTGTGTTATTCCGCAATGCGGTGCGCTCTGACTGTGGTACGGCATCTTCTGCTGCCGGGCCGTTTTATTGCCCGGCAGACCGCAGGATTTATCTGGACGAGACGTTTTTTGACCAGTTGGCCCGGCAGTTCGGCGCACCGGGTGAGGCGGCGCAGGCTTATGTTATCGCCCATGAGGTTGGCCATCACGTGCAGAACCTGACCGGTGGATTAAGTGGCCAGAGACAGGAAAATGAAGCGAGCGTGCGTACGGAATTGCAGGCGGACTGCTATGCCGGTATCTGGGCGCATTATGCGGCGCGGCAGGGAATGTTTGAAACAGACGATATCAATATCGCGTTGAATGCCGCGCATAAAATCGGTGATGATACCTTGCAGCAGCGCACGCAAGGCTATGCCGTGCCTGACAGTTTTACCCATGGCACGGCGGAACAGCGCGCCGCCTGGTTCAAACGCGGGTTTGACAGCGGGGCAATATCCGCCTGCAACACCGTAAATGATGATATATAG
- a CDS encoding ABC transporter transmembrane domain (bhsal09550), which yields MAEDDKWARDSHPDYRVDGPPADLPEGHVTRTGFSYQLRFLWKALMRSPTRNVLFFTFLIIFVLICLIAFGQLAINSWMKNFWSAIEARDVGEFMRQLGIFLLIAGGLLVLNLIQTFLNQYFKLKLREGLTNDLIGQWLQPKRAYRLRLSGEIGVNPDQRLHEDARHLAESTADLAINLLQATITLFLFIHVLWLTSAGFVFNFHGRSFALPGYMVWAVILYAGSASFLTWLVGHRLVFLNADRYAKEAELRAALMRVNQSIEAVTLVSGERAEKSLLAGKVDDVLAAIWKIVLAMTRLTGITAAYGWISNIAPVVIAAPIYFGGGINLGGLMQAVNSFNQAHNSLRWFVDNYGALADWRATMLRIATFRQALGAMDGVNKPQSGRIRIVTRREKQLMFNDFTIRTANGCITIDPARTVIKRGQRVAVDCTRGVDGSILFQAMGGLWPWGSGKISFPAADCIAYIPWRTYLPSAPLRDVLLYPACASTPDDTEITDLLNAAGLQHFTTMLDRKADWDKILGDSEKQCLALVRAILQKVDFIILENVFNTLENSTRLRMEKLIGNRLQHAAIVNLAGRHSKNAFFTREIKARFHTGLSE from the coding sequence ATGGCGGAAGATGACAAATGGGCAAGGGACAGCCATCCTGACTATCGGGTCGATGGCCCGCCTGCTGATTTGCCGGAAGGCCATGTCACCCGGACAGGTTTTTCCTATCAATTGCGTTTTTTGTGGAAAGCGCTTATGCGCTCGCCCACACGCAATGTCCTGTTTTTCACCTTTCTGATTATATTTGTTCTTATCTGCCTGATTGCCTTTGGCCAGCTTGCTATCAACAGCTGGATGAAGAATTTCTGGAGCGCTATCGAAGCGCGCGATGTCGGCGAATTCATGCGCCAGCTTGGCATCTTTCTGCTGATTGCCGGCGGCTTGCTTGTTTTGAATTTAATACAAACCTTTCTGAACCAGTATTTCAAGCTGAAACTGCGTGAAGGGCTGACCAATGATTTGATCGGTCAATGGTTGCAGCCGAAACGCGCCTATAGGCTGCGGCTTTCGGGAGAAATCGGCGTTAATCCCGATCAGCGCCTGCATGAGGATGCCCGCCATCTGGCAGAATCCACCGCTGATCTGGCAATCAATCTTTTACAGGCGACCATAACACTGTTTCTCTTTATTCATGTTTTGTGGCTGACATCGGCCGGTTTTGTGTTTAATTTTCACGGGCGGTCTTTTGCGCTTCCCGGTTATATGGTCTGGGCGGTTATTCTTTACGCCGGTTCCGCTTCGTTTTTAACCTGGCTTGTCGGGCACAGGCTGGTTTTTCTCAATGCCGACCGTTATGCCAAAGAGGCCGAGTTGCGCGCTGCGCTGATGCGGGTGAACCAGAGCATTGAAGCTGTGACGCTTGTCAGCGGTGAAAGAGCTGAAAAAAGCCTGCTTGCCGGAAAGGTTGATGATGTGCTTGCCGCCATCTGGAAGATTGTTCTTGCCATGACGCGGCTGACCGGCATTACCGCCGCCTATGGCTGGATCAGCAATATTGCGCCGGTGGTGATTGCCGCGCCAATTTATTTTGGCGGCGGTATCAATCTGGGCGGGTTAATGCAGGCGGTTAATTCCTTTAATCAGGCGCATAATTCGCTGCGCTGGTTTGTTGATAATTACGGCGCGCTTGCTGACTGGCGCGCCACCATGCTGCGTATTGCCACCTTCCGGCAGGCGCTTGGTGCTATGGACGGGGTGAACAAACCGCAAAGCGGGCGGATAAGAATTGTAACAAGGCGCGAAAAGCAGTTGATGTTCAACGATTTTACCATCCGCACGGCCAATGGCTGTATTACGATTGATCCGGCAAGGACAGTCATCAAGCGGGGGCAGAGGGTGGCGGTTGACTGCACCCGCGGGGTGGACGGTTCTATTCTGTTTCAGGCGATGGGCGGTTTATGGCCGTGGGGCAGCGGGAAAATCAGTTTTCCTGCAGCCGATTGCATCGCCTATATCCCCTGGCGGACTTATCTGCCCAGTGCGCCGTTGCGTGATGTGCTGCTTTATCCGGCCTGTGCTTCCACGCCGGATGATACTGAAATTACCGATCTGTTGAATGCTGCCGGGCTGCAGCATTTCACCACCATGCTTGACCGCAAGGCCGATTGGGACAAGATCCTTGGCGACAGTGAGAAACAGTGCCTTGCGCTGGTCCGCGCGATTTTACAGAAGGTCGATTTCATTATTCTGGAAAATGTCTTTAACACGCTTGAAAACAGCACCCGCCTGCGGATGGAAAAGCTGATTGGCAACCGTCTGCAGCATGCGGCAATTGTCAATCTTGCCGGCCGGCACAGTAAAAACGCCTTCTTTACCCGCGAGATAAAGGCGCGGTTCCACACCGGCCTTTCTGAATAA
- the aatA1 gene encoding Aspartate aminotransferase A (AspAT) (bhsal09560) has protein sequence MAFLAEALSRVKPSATIAVAQKARELKAAGKDVISLSAGEPDFDTPDNVKNAAIDAIRRGETKYTPVSGIPELRKAIAAKFKRENGLDYKPEQTIVGTGGKQILFNALMATLNPGDEVIIASPYWVSYPEIVLLTGGTPVFAETKLEDRFKLRPEVLEAAITPKTKWFIFNSPSNPSGAAYTHAELKALTDVLMKHPHVYILTDDMYEHLTYGDFTFVTPAQVEPALYERTLTMNGVSKAYAMTGWRIGYAAGPLALVKAMDMVQGQQTSGACSIAQWAAVEALNGPQDFIRASKKAFEARRDLIVSMLNQAKGITCPVPEGAFYVYPSCAGLIGKKTQDGKVIETDEDFVNALLEAEGVAVVQGSAFGLGPNFRISYAASEDMLEEAGKRIQRFCASLK, from the coding sequence ATGGCATTTCTTGCTGAAGCTCTTTCCCGCGTCAAGCCCTCTGCAACCATTGCGGTTGCACAGAAGGCACGTGAGTTGAAAGCAGCCGGTAAAGACGTTATTTCGCTGAGCGCCGGTGAACCGGATTTTGATACGCCGGATAATGTTAAAAATGCCGCCATTGACGCCATCCGCCGTGGCGAAACAAAATACACGCCTGTTTCCGGCATTCCTGAATTGCGCAAGGCGATTGCTGCCAAGTTCAAGCGCGAAAACGGCCTTGACTATAAACCGGAGCAAACCATTGTCGGCACCGGCGGCAAGCAGATTCTGTTCAACGCTCTGATGGCCACCCTCAATCCGGGTGATGAAGTGATTATCGCCTCGCCCTACTGGGTCAGTTATCCTGAAATAGTGCTGCTAACCGGCGGCACACCGGTGTTTGCCGAGACAAAGCTTGAAGACAGGTTCAAGCTGCGCCCTGAAGTGCTTGAAGCAGCCATAACGCCCAAAACAAAATGGTTTATCTTCAATTCGCCCTCCAATCCGTCCGGCGCCGCTTATACGCATGCTGAACTCAAGGCATTGACCGATGTTTTGATGAAACACCCCCATGTTTATATCCTGACAGATGATATGTACGAGCACCTCACTTACGGTGATTTTACCTTTGTAACACCGGCACAGGTTGAGCCCGCCCTTTATGAGCGCACTTTGACAATGAACGGCGTTTCCAAAGCCTATGCCATGACCGGCTGGCGTATTGGTTATGCCGCCGGGCCGCTGGCGCTTGTCAAGGCTATGGATATGGTGCAGGGGCAGCAGACATCAGGCGCCTGCTCCATTGCCCAATGGGCAGCAGTTGAAGCATTGAACGGCCCGCAGGATTTTATCCGGGCAAGCAAAAAGGCTTTTGAAGCACGGCGGGACCTTATCGTTTCCATGCTTAATCAGGCCAAGGGTATTACCTGCCCTGTGCCGGAAGGCGCGTTTTATGTCTATCCTTCCTGCGCCGGACTTATCGGCAAGAAAACACAAGACGGTAAAGTCATTGAAACCGATGAAGATTTTGTCAATGCCCTGCTCGAAGCAGAAGGTGTAGCGGTTGTCCAGGGTTCGGCCTTTGGCCTTGGTCCCAACTTCCGCATTTCCTATGCTGCCTCTGAAGACATGCTGGAAGAGGCCGGCAAACGCATCCAGCGTTTCTGCGCTTCATTGAAGTAA
- a CDS encoding Acyltransferase family protein (bhsal09570): MPASTKNIRLEIQGLRAIAVIAVILFHMDKNWLPGGFVGVDIFFVISGFLITSIILKGKDNHNFSWVSFYLGRIRRIVPAYLVLLAFVTFVAFILCIPSDYTTFLASLKQALIFNSAHYFGKFGGYFAQASYELPLQHTWTLAIEMQFYLLLPFLLIFLPKQINRLLIPALIIFLLVRTELFLSRPDYNHQKLYFALVTRVPEFLLGTLLVLYRTGDNWTGKFRKIASLAGISLIIFSVIYLNEESRFPGIMAMLPCLGAALLIASHGGICAPLLNNKPMVGIGNLSYSLYLWHWPILAFARYIRMNYSLPLIWLVVLAGFILLCAWLSYKFIETPLRKSSNKKLAIFFLSFFIIFTFLLSFTQKLQKNFLEQSVKTEFYAKSGDCHRTQGQCLRGNVNATKPPLLIIGDSFAGQLNRFFDVVAEDENFSFRILSSSDCAILIPDKPKVVEDRKLCQEQTAYAQAFIKEADTIIIARNWTILTNRDPERLDPTIEAIKELAQTGKKIILFAQIPIYAGIGERSQRFQQLGIISLSINAEAPASFINGKPGWIDANEVIKHRFATTPNVIFVDYTDLPLFKKPFYYKGQLIYYNESHLNRAGSTIWGQQAKERFLTFLKSLGY; the protein is encoded by the coding sequence ATGCCAGCATCAACAAAAAATATCCGTCTGGAAATTCAGGGCCTGCGTGCCATTGCTGTTATTGCCGTTATTTTATTTCATATGGATAAAAACTGGCTGCCGGGCGGATTTGTCGGCGTTGATATTTTCTTTGTTATCAGCGGTTTCCTGATCACTTCCATCATTTTAAAAGGCAAGGATAACCATAATTTTTCTTGGGTTTCTTTTTACCTTGGCCGTATCCGCCGCATTGTCCCCGCCTATCTGGTGCTGCTGGCCTTTGTCACCTTTGTTGCTTTTATTTTATGTATCCCTTCGGATTATACAACATTTCTGGCAAGCCTTAAACAAGCTTTGATATTCAATTCAGCCCATTATTTTGGCAAGTTTGGCGGCTATTTTGCCCAGGCATCTTATGAACTGCCTTTGCAGCATACATGGACACTGGCTATTGAAATGCAGTTCTATCTGCTCCTGCCCTTTTTGCTGATATTTCTGCCCAAACAGATCAACAGGCTGCTGATTCCGGCTTTGATCATCTTTTTGCTGGTGCGCACAGAGCTGTTTCTCTCCCGCCCTGATTACAACCATCAGAAACTGTATTTTGCGCTTGTCACCCGTGTGCCGGAATTTTTACTTGGCACACTGCTGGTGCTGTATCGTACCGGCGATAACTGGACAGGAAAATTCAGAAAAATCGCCAGTCTGGCTGGCATAAGCCTTATCATCTTTTCTGTTATCTATCTTAATGAAGAAAGTCGTTTTCCGGGCATCATGGCAATGTTACCTTGCCTTGGCGCAGCGTTACTCATTGCATCGCATGGCGGTATCTGCGCGCCTTTATTAAATAACAAACCAATGGTTGGCATTGGTAATCTGTCCTATTCGCTTTATTTGTGGCATTGGCCGATTTTGGCTTTTGCCCGTTATATTCGGATGAATTATAGCTTACCGCTTATATGGCTTGTGGTTTTAGCCGGTTTTATTTTGCTATGTGCATGGCTTTCCTACAAATTTATTGAAACGCCTTTACGCAAAAGCAGCAATAAGAAACTGGCGATATTTTTCCTTTCATTTTTCATCATCTTTACTTTTTTGCTGTCTTTCACGCAAAAATTACAAAAGAATTTTCTTGAACAATCGGTAAAGACAGAATTCTACGCGAAATCTGGTGATTGCCACAGAACACAAGGTCAATGCTTGCGTGGTAATGTAAACGCAACCAAACCGCCACTGTTGATTATCGGCGACAGTTTTGCCGGTCAACTTAATCGTTTTTTTGATGTTGTTGCCGAGGATGAAAATTTCAGCTTTCGGATTCTGTCTTCAAGCGATTGCGCAATTCTTATCCCTGACAAGCCTAAAGTTGTAGAAGATCGAAAACTTTGCCAGGAACAAACAGCCTATGCGCAAGCCTTCATTAAAGAGGCCGATACCATCATCATCGCCAGAAACTGGACAATATTAACAAACAGAGATCCTGAGCGCCTGGATCCCACAATTGAAGCAATAAAAGAACTTGCACAGACAGGAAAAAAGATCATTCTTTTTGCCCAGATACCAATCTATGCTGGCATTGGTGAGCGCAGCCAGCGCTTTCAGCAACTTGGTATAATATCTTTATCTATTAACGCAGAAGCCCCGGCATCTTTTATAAATGGCAAACCGGGCTGGATTGATGCCAATGAAGTTATAAAACACCGCTTTGCAACGACGCCAAATGTTATTTTTGTCGATTATACGGATCTTCCTTTATTTAAAAAACCCTTTTATTATAAGGGACAGCTGATATATTATAATGAAAGCCATCTCAATCGTGCCGGTTCAACCATATGGGGACAACAGGCAAAGGAACGCTTTCTCACCTTTCTAAAGTCATTGGGATATTGA
- the greA gene encoding Transcription elongation factor GreA (bhsal09580) encodes MDKVPMTKNGFEQLKEELRWRQQEERPRIIEAIAEARSHGDLSENAEYHAAKEAQSLNEGRVNVLEDYIARAEVIDIAKLAGDKIKFGATVTIIDEETEDKRIYQIVGDQEADVKQGRISVSSPIAKALIGKSEGDTIEVNAPGGARSFEIVALKFV; translated from the coding sequence ATGGATAAAGTCCCAATGACCAAAAACGGTTTTGAACAGCTGAAAGAAGAGCTTCGCTGGCGCCAGCAGGAAGAGCGGCCACGCATTATTGAAGCCATTGCCGAAGCGCGCAGCCATGGTGACCTTTCTGAAAATGCGGAATATCACGCCGCTAAAGAAGCGCAGAGTCTGAATGAAGGCCGGGTGAATGTGCTGGAAGATTATATCGCCCGGGCGGAAGTGATTGACATTGCCAAACTCGCAGGCGACAAGATAAAATTTGGCGCGACCGTTACCATTATTGATGAAGAAACGGAAGACAAGCGCATTTATCAGATTGTCGGTGATCAGGAAGCGGATGTCAAACAGGGGCGGATCTCTGTTTCTTCCCCTATTGCCAAGGCATTGATCGGCAAAAGCGAAGGCGATACAATTGAAGTCAACGCACCGGGCGGCGCCCGTTCATTCGAGATTGTCGCCCTTAAATTTGTCTGA
- a CDS encoding Glycosyl transferases group 1 protein (bhsal09590) has translation MRISARETEVIAPHFKQRLSGVTSTIIQLIPLQVSLGVRIATLGPGLPETLPWLAWSSLSGFWKRPANRPFRIWHARRNIEMLAGIILRDILRMKLRLIFTSASQRHHKRFTKWLIRRMDRVIATSKRTGSYLEVPYQVIMHGIDTERFSPPADKQAELAAANLPGKYAVGCFGRVRHQKGTDLFVDSMIALLPHYPDWVALVAGRATAEHQAFEQELKDKVAAAGLEKRIIFLGESRDIPRWYKALSLYVAPSRREGFGLTPLEAMAAQSAVVTSDAGAYTELVAEGTGTVVPAGDPAAMQQAIEYYFAHPQETIKAGKTALHHVRTNFPLLKEAQAIDALYEDLFTKGA, from the coding sequence ATGCGCATCTCGGCAAGAGAAACAGAGGTTATCGCACCGCATTTTAAACAGCGGCTTTCCGGTGTTACATCGACGATTATACAACTCATCCCTCTGCAAGTCTCTTTGGGTGTGCGCATTGCTACATTAGGGCCCGGCCTGCCCGAAACCCTGCCCTGGCTTGCGTGGAGTTCACTTTCAGGATTCTGGAAAAGGCCGGCCAACCGCCCGTTTCGCATCTGGCACGCGCGGCGCAATATCGAAATGCTGGCTGGTATCATTTTGCGTGATATATTGCGCATGAAACTGCGGCTGATTTTCACCTCCGCCTCACAGCGTCATCACAAGCGTTTCACCAAATGGCTTATCCGGCGGATGGATCGCGTTATCGCCACCAGCAAACGCACCGGCAGCTATCTGGAAGTGCCGTATCAGGTTATCATGCATGGCATTGACACAGAGCGCTTTTCGCCACCGGCCGATAAACAGGCTGAACTTGCAGCAGCAAACCTGCCCGGCAAATATGCTGTCGGCTGTTTTGGCCGGGTCCGCCACCAAAAAGGTACAGATCTGTTTGTCGATTCCATGATCGCGCTGCTGCCGCATTATCCCGACTGGGTTGCACTGGTTGCAGGGCGCGCTACGGCAGAACACCAGGCCTTTGAGCAAGAACTGAAAGACAAGGTTGCCGCTGCCGGTCTGGAAAAACGCATTATTTTTCTGGGCGAATCACGCGACATTCCCCGCTGGTACAAAGCCTTAAGCCTTTACGTCGCCCCCTCGCGCCGTGAAGGCTTCGGCCTCACACCGCTGGAAGCCATGGCCGCACAATCCGCCGTTGTCACCAGCGACGCCGGCGCCTATACCGAACTCGTGGCGGAAGGCACGGGCACGGTTGTACCTGCCGGCGATCCGGCCGCCATGCAACAGGCTATCGAGTATTATTTTGCCCATCCGCAGGAAACGATAAAGGCCGGTAAAACCGCCTTGCACCATGTGCGCACAAACTTCCCGCTGCTTAAAGAAGCACAGGCTATTGACGCACTTTATGAAGACCTTTTCACCAAAGGCGCCTGA
- a CDS encoding UDP-glucose 4-epimerase (bhsal09600), producing the protein MAILVTGGAGYIGSHTCVSLLKAGHDVVVIDNFGNSYPEVLHRVEKIAGCTLINAPGDIRDREFVETVLKRYRCTSVIHFAGLKAVGESASRPLFYYDCNVVGTLRLLQAMRTAGVKKFIFSSTATVYGTPQYLPYDEKHPLAPESVYGQTKLAVEKMLEALRTADPEWSIAILRYFNPVGAHESGLIGEDPKGIPNNLMPILAQVASGRREKLTIWGNDYETRDGTGVRDYIHVADLADGHMAALKVLETAGCRTFNLGCGTGYSVMEVIRAFEHVSNRAIPYEIGARRPGDIGEFYANPVQAKEQLGWQATKDLRQMCEDMWHFQVKNPDGYNNSEL; encoded by the coding sequence ATGGCAATTTTAGTGACAGGCGGGGCGGGATATATTGGTTCACATACATGTGTTTCCCTGCTGAAGGCGGGGCATGATGTTGTTGTCATAGATAATTTTGGTAACAGCTATCCGGAAGTTCTGCATCGTGTTGAGAAAATTGCCGGTTGCACATTGATCAATGCGCCAGGCGATATCCGCGACCGGGAATTTGTTGAAACTGTGCTGAAACGCTATCGCTGTACCTCTGTCATTCATTTTGCCGGATTAAAGGCGGTTGGTGAATCAGCCTCGCGCCCGCTGTTTTATTATGACTGCAATGTGGTCGGCACATTGCGCCTGTTGCAGGCCATGCGGACTGCTGGCGTTAAAAAATTTATTTTTTCATCAACTGCCACGGTTTACGGGACACCGCAATATCTGCCTTATGATGAAAAACATCCTCTTGCACCGGAAAGCGTCTATGGTCAGACAAAACTTGCTGTGGAAAAAATGCTTGAAGCGTTACGCACGGCAGACCCGGAATGGAGCATTGCCATTCTGCGCTATTTTAACCCTGTCGGTGCTCATGAAAGCGGTCTGATTGGGGAAGACCCGAAAGGCATTCCCAATAATCTGATGCCGATTCTGGCGCAGGTTGCTTCTGGCCGGCGTGAAAAGCTTACCATCTGGGGTAATGATTATGAAACCCGGGATGGTACCGGTGTGCGTGATTATATTCATGTCGCCGATTTGGCGGACGGGCATATGGCGGCGCTGAAAGTGCTGGAAACAGCGGGGTGCCGGACCTTCAATCTGGGCTGTGGCACGGGCTATAGCGTGATGGAAGTCATTCGTGCTTTTGAGCATGTTTCCAATCGTGCTATACCTTATGAAATTGGTGCACGGCGGCCGGGCGACATTGGCGAGTTTTATGCAAACCCCGTACAGGCGAAAGAGCAACTGGGCTGGCAGGCGACAAAAGACCTGCGTCAGATGTGTGAGGATATGTGGCATTTTCAGGTTAAAAATCCTGACGGGTACAATAATTCAGAACTCTGA
- the mazG gene encoding Nucleoside triphosphate pyrophosphohydrolase (bhsal09610) has protein sequence MKPGKDIQRLIEIMAALRHPQSGCAWDIKQTFQSIVPYTIEETYEVVDAINRNDRVDLCEELGDLLLQVVYYARMAEEEGSFDFGDVVEGITAKMIRRHPHVFGSTQERQQGMQKGAWERIKAQEKAENRAKKQQAEQREETAQSYLDAVPTALPAAMEAMKLQNHAAKVGFDWPDADNVLDKLAEETAELTAAIEEGTPQDIAAEYGDVMFAVINLGRKLNLAPEEALAMTNLKFRKRFAYIEQNTDKKLEEMTLQDMETLWVKAKKG, from the coding sequence ATGAAACCCGGAAAAGACATTCAGCGCCTGATTGAAATCATGGCCGCCCTGCGCCATCCGCAAAGCGGCTGCGCATGGGATATTAAGCAGACCTTTCAATCCATTGTGCCCTATACAATTGAAGAAACCTATGAAGTGGTTGACGCTATCAATCGCAATGACCGTGTGGATTTATGCGAAGAACTGGGCGATCTGCTGCTTCAGGTGGTTTATTATGCCCGCATGGCGGAAGAAGAAGGCAGTTTCGATTTTGGTGACGTGGTGGAAGGTATCACAGCCAAAATGATACGCCGCCACCCGCATGTGTTCGGCTCGACGCAAGAGCGGCAACAGGGAATGCAAAAAGGCGCATGGGAGCGAATCAAGGCACAGGAAAAAGCAGAAAACAGGGCTAAAAAACAACAGGCAGAGCAAAGAGAGGAAACGGCGCAAAGTTATCTCGATGCCGTGCCTACCGCCCTGCCCGCGGCAATGGAAGCCATGAAATTGCAAAATCACGCCGCAAAAGTCGGCTTTGACTGGCCGGACGCGGACAATGTTTTAGACAAACTTGCAGAAGAAACGGCGGAATTAACCGCAGCTATAGAAGAAGGAACGCCACAGGATATTGCGGCAGAATATGGTGATGTGATGTTTGCCGTTATCAATCTCGGGCGTAAACTCAACCTTGCGCCGGAAGAGGCCTTGGCCATGACAAACCTGAAATTTCGCAAGCGTTTCGCCTATATAGAGCAAAATACTGATAAAAAGCTGGAAGAAATGACATTGCAGGATATGGAAACACTTTGGGTAAAAGCAAAAAAGGGCTGA
- a CDS encoding RNA helicase (bhsal09620) produces MKANQLNTSSETSFQQLGLSELLVKNLAHAGMVAPKPIQEKAIPAMLAGHDLLAIAQTGSGKTLAFALPVLAQIAAMGSKRKPKTARALILAPTRELAVQIETSIRAVASNMHLAIGLILGGVSRHTQIKRMAAGVDVLIATPGRLMDHIREKNVDLSQTQFFVLDEADRMLDMGFIRDVRRIAELLAPKRQTALFSATMPKEIAQLAQSLLRDPVEVETAPQGTTAGDITEKMYPVTMRDKKQVLAGLLALPEFRSVIVFTRTKYGADAVTRHLEKTGYPVAAIHGNKSQNARQRALNGFRDGSVRVLVATDIAARGIDVPGISHVINFELPDEAESYVHRIGRTGRNGASGVAITLYDAALERSRLRGVEKVTRKRLDLQALPELPDVPFVKKPVTHEGAKKSPAAPAKQKRNRNRRPKKSFTHKHGGGRQADMRAQGKPAKKSRSERRKRPAA; encoded by the coding sequence GTGAAAGCAAATCAATTGAATACATCCTCAGAGACTTCCTTCCAGCAACTGGGCTTGTCCGAATTGCTGGTGAAAAACCTTGCCCATGCGGGAATGGTTGCGCCAAAACCGATTCAGGAAAAGGCAATCCCCGCCATGCTGGCCGGGCATGACCTGCTCGCCATTGCCCAGACAGGCTCGGGCAAGACGCTGGCTTTTGCCCTGCCGGTGCTGGCGCAGATTGCCGCTATGGGCAGCAAGCGCAAGCCGAAAACGGCACGGGCGCTGATTCTTGCCCCCACGCGCGAGCTGGCTGTGCAGATTGAAACAAGCATACGCGCTGTTGCCAGCAATATGCACCTTGCCATCGGGCTGATTTTGGGCGGGGTTTCGCGCCATACCCAGATTAAACGTATGGCTGCCGGTGTTGATGTGCTGATTGCCACACCGGGCCGGTTGATGGACCATATCCGCGAAAAAAATGTCGATCTGTCGCAGACACAGTTTTTTGTGCTGGATGAGGCGGACCGTATGCTGGATATGGGCTTTATCCGCGATGTGCGCCGTATTGCCGAATTATTGGCGCCCAAACGCCAGACAGCGCTTTTTTCTGCCACTATGCCGAAAGAAATTGCCCAGCTGGCGCAAAGTTTGCTGCGTGATCCGGTTGAGGTGGAAACCGCGCCGCAAGGGACAACGGCGGGGGACATCACTGAAAAGATGTATCCGGTGACAATGCGTGACAAAAAGCAGGTGCTGGCAGGATTGCTGGCCTTGCCGGAGTTCCGCTCGGTGATTGTCTTTACCCGTACCAAATACGGGGCGGATGCCGTCACCCGCCATCTGGAAAAAACTGGCTATCCGGTTGCCGCCATTCACGGCAACAAAAGCCAGAACGCCCGCCAGCGGGCTTTAAACGGTTTTCGCGATGGTTCTGTGCGGGTGCTGGTGGCGACAGATATTGCTGCGCGCGGTATTGATGTGCCCGGAATCAGCCATGTCATCAATTTTGAACTGCCGGATGAAGCTGAAAGCTATGTGCACCGTATCGGGCGCACAGGGCGCAATGGCGCGAGCGGTGTGGCGATAACGCTTTATGATGCCGCGCTGGAAAGATCCCGTTTGCGCGGGGTGGAAAAAGTAACCCGCAAGCGGCTGGACTTGCAGGCCCTGCCGGAATTGCCGGATGTGCCGTTTGTCAAGAAGCCTGTTACGCATGAGGGCGCGAAAAAATCGCCTGCTGCCCCGGCAAAACAGAAGCGTAACCGCAACAGGCGGCCTAAAAAATCCTTTACGCACAAACACGGCGGTGGTAGGCAGGCTGATATGCGCGCGCAAGGCAAGCCGGCAAAAAAATCAAGGTCGGAACGGCGGAAAAGACCGGCTGCCTGA